A genomic window from Hippocampus zosterae strain Florida chromosome 13, ASM2543408v3, whole genome shotgun sequence includes:
- the LOC127613145 gene encoding myosin-9-like isoform X1 — translation MQMMTVKENYANFCSKMHICTSATMSDADKYLYGDRGGTSNPLAQADWATKKQVWVPSERLGFEAGSVKEELGEECVVELSDSGKKVKINKDDIQKMNPPKFNKVEDMAELTCLNEASVLHNLKERYYSGLIYTYSGLFCVVVNPYKFLPIYSEEIINMYKGKKRHEMPPHIYAITDTAYRSMMQDREDQSILCTGESGAGKTENTKKVIQYLAFVASSFKSKKDQMMSHVCQGELEKQLLQANPILEAFGNAKTVKNDNSSRFGKFIRINFDVNGYIVGANIETDLLEKSRAIRQAKEERSFHIFYYMLSGAGDKLRSELCLEDYSKYRFLSNGNVTIPGQQDKDMFSETMEAFQIMSIPEEERIGLLKVVSAVLQLGNMTFKKERHSDQASMPDDTAAQKVSHLLGINVTDFTRAILSPRIKVGRDYVQKAQTQEQAEFAVEALAKASYERMFRWLVMRINKALDKTKRQGASFIGILDIAGFEIFELNSFEQLCINYTNEKLQQLFNHTMFILEQEEYQREGIDWSFIDFGLDLQPCIDLIEKHSGPPGILSLLDEECWFPKATDKTFVEKVVQEQGTHPKFQKPKKLKDDADFCVIHYAGKVDYKADAWLMKNMDPLNECVATLLNQSTDKFTADLWRDVDRIVGLDKVAGMSDSMHGAFKSRKGMFRTVGQLYKEQLGNLMATLRNTNPNFVRCIIPNHEKKAGKLEPHLVLDQLRCNGVLEGIRICRQGFPNRIVFQEFRQRYEILTPNAIPKGFMDGKQACVLMIKALELDPNLYRIGQSKVFFRAGVLAHLEEERDMKITDVIICFQAWCRGYVARKAFAKRQQQLMAMKVIQRNLAAYLKLRNWQWWRLFTKVKPLLQVTRQEEEMVAKDEELQKVKERQLQAEEQLQQYETKQQQLNAEKLALQEQLQAETELCAEAEEMRARLASKKQELEEILHDFEARLEEEEDRVGQLHSERKNLIQNITDLEQQLDEEEAARQKLQMEKVTTDAKMKKIEDEMMVLDDQNNKLTKEKKLLEERISEFTTNLAEEEEKSKSLQKLKNKHEAVITDLEERLRKEEKIRQELEKNRRKLEGDSTDLNDQISELHARIAELEAQLAKKEEELLAALAKIEEEAAAKNTAQKKIRELEAQISELQEDLELERQARQKADKMRRDLGEELEALKTELEDTLDSTAAQQELRSKRETEVAHLKKTLEDEAKAHEQLMADMRQKHNQAFDELNDQLEQAKRNKMSVEKSKQALESEWNEVQIELKTLTQGKSDSEHRRKKAESQLQELQVKYGESEQQRQEMADKMAKMQAELDNVNSLLTDAEGKNSKFSKDLSSMESQLQDAQELLQEETRQKLAISTRLRQQEEEQNNLRELLEEEEEGKRNVDKQVSSLQAQLADTKKKLDQETANLESAEEGRKRVQRDADSLQQQLEEKTAAYDKLEKTKTRLQQELDDLMVDQDNLRQVVSNLDRKQKKFDQMLAEEKNTSTRYAEERDKAEADAREKDTRALMLARELEGMTDLKDEVDRANKLLKAEMDDLVSSKDDVGKSVHELERSKRAMEQQLEEMRVQLEELEDELQATEDAKLRLEVNMQAMKAQFDRDLQARDEQGEERRKQLVKQVCEMEVELEDERRQRSQALSSKKKLELDLGELETQIDVANKGRDEAIKQLKRLQAQMKEQMRELEDLRMARDEAVNGARETERKLKALEADALHYQEDLATAERLKRQIQAERDELQDEINNSNAKNSLQAEEKRRLEARITQLEEDLEEELLNTEMVNERLKRTTLQMEQLTTELSAEHSSVQRLEGTRSQLDRQNKEMKLKLQELESTIKSKYKSSIASLEAKIAQLEEQLDIESKEHQQASRLVRRTEKKLKEIMLQVDDERRNAEQYKDQADKTNIRMRQLKRQLEEAEEEVTRANAYRRKLQRDLEDVTESADAMNREVSSLKSKLRRGDVQLNIRRTFTRTGLESDEDLDASTEVSEQAAE, via the exons ATGCAAATGATGACTGTCAAAGAAAACTATGCTAACTTCTGCAGCAAAATGCATATTTGCACCTCAG CTACCATGAGTGACGCAGACAAGTACCTGTACGGGGACCGCGGCGGGACGAGCAACCCGCTGGCTCAGGCCGACTGGGCCACCAAGAAGCAGGTGTGGGTCCCCTCGGAAAGACTGGGCTTCGAGGCCGGCTCCGTCAAGGAGGAGCTGGGCGAGGAGTGCGTGGTGGAGCTCAGCGACTCGGGCAAAAAG GTGAAGATCAACAAGGATGACATCCAAAAGATGAACCCGCCCAAGTTCAACAAGGTGGAGGACATGGCCGAGCTCACCTGCCTCAACGAAGCCTCTGTGCTGCACAACCTCAAAGAACGCTACTACTCTGGACTAATCTAT ACCTATTCAGGGCTCTTCTGCGTTGTGGTCAACCCCTACAAATTCCTACCCATCTACTCTGAGGAAATTATCAACATGTACAAGGGCAAGAAGAGGCACGAGATGCCACCTCACATCTATGCCATCACCGACACGGCCTACAGGAGCATGATGCagg ATCGAGAGGATCAGTCCATCCTTTGCAC TGGCGAGTCTGGAGCAGGAAAAACTGAGAATACCAAGAAGGTCATTCAGTATCTGGCCTTTGTCGCCTCATCTTTCAAGTCTAAGAAGGATCAG ATGATGTCTCATGTGTGTCAGGGGGAACTGGAGAAGCAGCTTCTTCAGGCCAACCCCATTCTGGAAGCCTTTGGTAACGCCAAGACGGTCAAGAATGACAACTCTTCTCGATTT gGAAAATTCATCAGAATCAACTTTGATGTGAATGGATACATCGTTGGAGCCAACATTGAAA CAGACCTGCTGGAGAAGTCTCGGGCCATCAGACAAGCCAAAGAGGAGAGAAGCTTCCACATTTTCTACTACATGCTGAGTGGAGCAGGAGACAAACTGCGCT CCGAGTTGTGTCTGGAAGACTACAGCAAGTATCGGTTCCTGTCTAATGGCAACGTGACTATTCCGGGCCAGCAGGACAAGGACATGTTCTCGGAGACCATGGAGGCCTTCCAGATCATGAGTATCCCAGAAGAGGAAAGAATTG GCCTGTTGAAAGTGGTGTCGGCTGTGCTGCAGTTGGGAAAcatgactttcaagaaagagcGTCACTCCGACCAGGCATCGATGCCGGATGACACCG CTGCACAGAAAGTGTCTCACCTGCTGGGCATCAATGTGACAGACTTCACTCGAGCTATCTTGTCACCACGTATCAAG gTGGGCCGCGACTACGTCCAGAAGGCTCAAACTCAGGAGCAGGCCGAATTTGCTGTGGAGGCCCTGGCCAAGGCATCATATGAGAGGATGTTCCGCTGGTTGGTCATGAGGATCAACAAAGCTCTGGACAAGACCAAGAGGCAAGGAGCCTCCTTCATCGGCATCCTGGACATTGCCGGTTTTGAGATCTTTGAG CTTAACTCGTTCGAGCAGCTGTGCATCAACTACACCAATGAGAAGCTGCAGCAGCTCTTCAACCACACCATGTTCATCCTGGAGCAGGAAGAGTACCAGAGGGAAGGGATCGACTGGAGCTTCATCGACTTTGGCCTCGACCTGCAGCCATGCATCGATCTCATTGAGAAACAC TCTGGACCTCCTGGCATCTTGTCTCTGTTGGACGAGGAGTGCTGGTTCCCCAAGGCCACAGACAAGACCTTTGTGGAGAAGGTGGTTCAGGAGCAGGGAACCCATCCTAAGTTTCAGAAACCCAAGAAACTCAAGGATGATGCTGACTTCTGCGTCATCCACTATGCTGGGAAG GTGGACTACAAAGCGGACGCATGGCTGATGAAAAACATGGATCCTCTGAATGAGTGCGTGGCCACGTTGCTCAACCAGTCCACTGACAAGTTTACAGCCGACCTGTGGAGAGACG TCGACCGTATCGTCGGCTTGGATAAAGTAGCGGGAATGTCGGATTCCATGCACGGTGCCTTCAAGTCTCGTAAAGGCATGTTCCGCACCGTGGGCCAACTGTACAAGGAGCAGCTGGGGAACCTGATGGCCACGCTGAGGAACACCAACCCCAACTTTGTCCGCTGCATCATCCCCAACCACGAGAAGAAG GCAGGGAAACTAGAGCCTCACCTGGTTCTGGACCAGCTTAGGTGTAATGGAGTCTTGGAGGGCATCCGTATCTGCAGACAGGGCTTCCCCAACCGCATTGTCTTCCAGGAGTTCAGACAGAG GTATGAAATCCTCACTCCAAATGCCATCCCAAAGGGTTTCATGGATGGCAAACAAGCCTGTGTGCTCATG ATAAAGGCACTGGAGTTGGACCCCAATCTGTACCGCATCGGTCAGAGTAAAGTGTTCTTCAGAGCCGGTGTGCTGGCTCActtggaggaggagagagacaTGAAGATCACGGACGTCATCATCTGTTTCCAGGCCTGGTGCCGAGGATATGTGGCACGCAA AGCCTTTGCCAAGAGACAGCAGCAGTTGATGGCCATGAAAGTTATCCAGAGGAACTTGGCTGCTTACCTCAAACTCAGGAACTGGCAATGGTGGAGACTTTTCACCAAG GTGAAGCCGCTGCTACAAGTGACCcggcaggaggaggagatggtGGCCAAGGATGAGGAGCTGCAGAAAGTCAAAGAGAGGCAGTTGCAGGCTGAGGAGCAGCTCCAACAATACGAGACCAAGCAACAGCAG CTGAACGCCGAGAAGCTGGCCCTCCAGGAGCAGCTCCAGGCCGAGACCGAGCTGTGCGCCGAGGCTGAGGAGATGCGAGCCCGTCTGGCCAGCAAGaagcaggagctggaggagatccTTCACGACTTTGAGGCTCGcctggaagaggaagaggaccgCGTAGGCCAGTTGCACAGCGAGAGAAAAAACCTGATTCAGAACATTACC GACCTAGAGCAGCAGCTGGATGAGGAAGAAGCAGCCAGACAGAAGCTTCAGATGGAGAAGGTCACCACAGatgctaaaatgaaaaaaattgaggaCGAAATGATGGTGCTGGACGACCAGAATAACAAGCTCACCAAG GAGAAAAAACTTTTGGAGGAGAGGATCTCAGAGTTCACAACTAACTTGgctgaagaggaggagaagtctAAAAGTTTACAGAAACTCAAGAATAAACATGAGGCCGTGATCACTGATTTGGAGG AACGTCTCCGAAAGGAGGAGAAAATACGTCAGGAGCTGGAAAAGAACCGTCGTAAACTTGAGGGCGACTCGACAGACCTCAATGACCAGATTTCAGAACTTCACGCCCGCATCGCTGAACTGGAAGCTCAGCTGGCCAAGAAAGAGGAGGAGCTGCTGGCTGCACTGGCAAA GATCGAGGAGGAGGCCGCAGCCAAGAACACAGCCCAGAAGAAGATCCGGGAGCTGGAAGCTCAGATCTCTGAGCTGCAAGAGGATCTCGAGCTGGAGAGACAGGCGCGCCAGAAGGCGGATAAGATGCGCAGGGACCTGGGTGAGGAGCTGGAAGCTCTCAAAACGGAGTTGGAGGACACATTGGACTCTACTGCAGCACAGCAGGAGCTAAG GTCCAAACGTGAAACTGAGGTTGCCCATCTGAAGAAGACTCTGGAGGATGAGGCCAAGGCTCACGAGCAGCTGATGGCTGACATGAGACAAAAACACAACCAGGCCTTTGACGAGCTGAATGATCAGCTGGAGCAGGCCAAGCGG AACAAGATGTCTGTGGAGAAATCAAAGCAGGCGCTAGAGAGCGAATGGAATGAGGTGCAGATCGAGCTCAAGACTCTGACGCAAGGCAAATCGGATTCCGAGCACCGTCGCAAGAAGGCAGAGTCCCAACTTCAGGAGCTTCAGGTCAAATATGGAGAGAGCGAACAGCAGAGGCAGGAGATGGCTGACAAGATGGCCAAAATGCAG GCTGAGCTGGACAATGTCAACAGCCTTCTGACTGACGCAGAGGGCAAAAATAGCAAATTCAGCAAAGACCTTTCTTCAATGGAGTCTCAGCTGCAGGATGCACAG GAGTTGCTCCAAGAGGAGACTCGTCAGAAGCTGGCCATCTCCACTCGCTTGCGGCAGCAGGAGGAAGAGCAGAACAACCtacgggagttgctggaggaagaggaggagggcaaGAGGAACGTGGACAAGCAGGTCTCCTCGCTCCAGGCCCAG CTGGCCGACACGAAGAAGAAGCTGGATCAGGAGACGGCCAACCTGGAGAGCGCGGAGGAGGGTCGCAAGCGCGTCCAACGCGACGCCGACTcgctgcagcagcagctggaAGAGAAGACGGCCGCCTACGATAAATTGGAGAAGACCAAAACCCGTTTGCAGCAGGAGCTGGATGACCTCATGGTGGACCAGGACAACCTGAGGCAGGTGGTCTCCAACCTGGACAGGAAACAGAAGAAGTTCGACCAG ATGCTGGCCGAGGAGAAGAACACCTCCACTCGGTATGCCGAAGAGCGCGACAAGGCTGAAGCCGACGCCAGGGAGAAAGATACGCGGGCGCTGATGCTGGCCCGCGAGCTGGAGGGGATGACGGACTTGAAGGACGAAGTGGATCGGGCCAACAAGCTGCTCAAAGCGGAGATGGATGACTTGGTCTCCTCCAAGGATGACGTGGGCAAGAGC GTTCACGAGCTGGAGCGCTCCAAGCGTGCTATGGAGCAACAGCTGGAGGAGATGAGGGTtcagctggaggagctggaggacgaGCTGCAGGCCACCGAGGACGCCAAACTCCGTCTGGAGGTTAACATGCAGGCCATGAAGGCCCAGTTTGACCGCGACCTGCAGGCCAGAGACGAGCAGGGCGAGGAGCGGAGGAAGCAGCTGGTCAAACAG GTTTGCGAAATGGAAGTGGAGCTGGAGGACGAACGCAGGCAGCGCTCTCAGGCTCTGTCCTCCAAGAAGAAGTTGGAGCTGGACTTGGGAGAGCTCGAAACCCAGATCGATGTTGCAAACAAGGGCCGAGATGAGGCCATCAAACAGCTGAAGAGGCTGCAG GCCCAGATGAAAGAGCAAATGAGAGAGCTCGAGGACCTGCGCATGGCCCGAGATGAGGCAGTCAACGGGGCCAGGGAGACCGAGAGGAAGCTGAAAGCCTTGGAGGCAGATGCTCTTCACTACCAAGAG GATCTCGCCACTGCCGAGAGACTCAAGAGACAAATCCAGGCAGAGAGGGACGAGCTACAGGATGAGATTAACAACAGCAATGCGAAAAA TTCACTGCAGGCTGAAGAGAAAAGGAGGCTGGAGGCTCGCATTACCCAGCTTGAGGAGGATTTGGAGGAGGAGCTACTTAACACCGAGATGGTCAATGAGCGTCTGAAGAGAACCACACTGCAG ATGGAGCAGCTGACCACAGAACTGTCCGCCGAGCACAGCAGCGTCCAGCGGCTGGAGGGCACTCGATCGCAGCTGGATCGCCAGAACAAGGAGATGAAGCTGAAGCTACAGGAGCTTGAGAGCACCATCAAGTCCAAGTACAAGTCCAGCATTGCCTCCCTGGAGGCCAAGATCGCTCAATTGGAAGAGCAGCTCGACATCGAGTCCAA GGAGCATCAACAAGCATCCCGGCTGGTCAGGAGGACGGAGAAGAAGCTGAAGGAGATCATGTTGCAGGTAGACGATGAGCGGCGCAACGCGGAGCAATACAAGGACCAG GCCGATAAGACCAACATCCGCATGCGTCAGCTGAAGCGCCAGTTGGAGGAGGCTGAGGAGGAGGTGACGCGAGCCAACGCTTACCGTAGGAAGCTGCAAAGGGATCTGGAAGATGTCACTGAGTCGGCAGATGCCATGAACCGGGAAGTCAGCAGTCTGAAGAGCAAGCTCAG GCGCGGAGACGTGCAATTGAACATCCGCCGCACCTTTACTCGCACGGGACTGGAGAGTGACGAGGATTTGGACGCGTCCACCGAGGTGTCCGAGCAGGCAGCTGAATGA